A single genomic interval of Bradyrhizobium sp. sBnM-33 harbors:
- a CDS encoding helix-turn-helix domain-containing protein — protein sequence MKRDERKAGKSGLTPPAGPKRPSPKGSPARNPALAGLLREARKSKDLSLKDVADATGLSIGLISQIERGLTTPSMRSLRQIADAVGVSVSSLFARTDAEDAGESRHITRKHMRRVLNLDSIGMHMEIMTPEEGTPIQAFVAYLLPGGMSGTEFDSHIGQEFGIIIDGQLELFLGSQRYLLNPGDSFSFNSETPHRYVNSGPTMTYIHWIITPPIY from the coding sequence ATGAAGCGAGACGAACGAAAAGCGGGCAAGTCAGGGTTAACCCCGCCAGCGGGTCCGAAAAGGCCCAGCCCAAAGGGCAGTCCGGCCCGCAATCCGGCCCTGGCCGGCCTTCTGCGGGAGGCCAGGAAGAGCAAAGATTTGAGCCTCAAGGACGTCGCGGACGCCACTGGACTGTCGATCGGGCTGATCAGTCAGATCGAACGGGGCCTGACCACACCTTCGATGCGATCGCTCAGGCAGATCGCCGATGCTGTCGGCGTCTCCGTGAGCTCCCTCTTCGCCAGGACCGACGCTGAAGATGCGGGCGAGAGCCGTCACATCACGAGAAAGCACATGAGACGCGTGCTAAATCTCGACAGTATCGGCATGCACATGGAAATAATGACACCCGAGGAAGGGACTCCAATACAGGCTTTCGTGGCCTACCTCCTTCCCGGCGGCATGTCAGGAACCGAATTCGACAGCCACATAGGCCAGGAGTTCGGGATCATCATCGATGGCCAGCTCGAGCTTTTCCTCGGCTCCCAAAGATATCTGCTCAATCCTGGCGACAGCTTCAGCTTCAATTCGGAAACGCCCCACCGCTACGTCAATTCCGGCCCCACGATGACCTACATCCACTGGATCATCACGCCGCCTATCTATTGA